From a region of the Nothobranchius furzeri strain GRZ-AD chromosome 12, NfurGRZ-RIMD1, whole genome shotgun sequence genome:
- the slf2 gene encoding SMC5-SMC6 complex localization factor protein 2 isoform X2, with translation MKKTTENHDFARTLAEKHSSRKGMSPVLKQQSPFTFPQETPMKPSQVPNMLSPPPLRRVLPFETPEQHAKDKFNSEWNRHHPAGPERSRFLPNSPTSSRLLLNPKDRVGPPKHFAQPPGRVPSSPGNTGTSVQMSQPRERQGPQRHIGQSEPGHFCSSPLVPLSPSSNNISSDRPSFPIFLNSPSAQSVAHFKSHTLPCSSSDRETESKVTSIVSGSNSEKSHQYEQIPSGDNFVPAMDLNRSSQKRHKEFEPCSEDAKKPCLQDANSGRNPTVKLTLGKPPISSKFFKLSLNNPSVLELSSPRKMGGLLVSKPTCGQSTSSKLLSKLKPSQAHLTPSPKHCPKKSPSAGQEDSTTAQGKLPKLCASSRPSQEMAKKENEKKHKSGKSSSSKCPQEDSGGSRQVGPASHYSSSTKGHHTGEIRKSHGSTPRSSSEERSKPSRVRGPAVPGDINELFTPDPMVYVVNSLCKTAKTKMVEKNINSQTLGTCSSPPAGCVPPVTTSSGHMTSHSKVTGLPQAVSSSEHNLLFSLPTVSLKRIKLEKFKPFMCPKNSPGPCSERQLTVEAVRESVKIHHKQSPSASASPSLRALDTPATKLTPSPPRRRSLSLERQASERSKKEVNEEDPADVELDLDLSITYDIKETQSSDGSEEEELVSFQEIMERVTKVPDTPEKEAFSEPSTPGLRSSQSKTVQPSSTKAVVYKNSLDQMLKEFDDNKRAKEIEAELLTACNGGLLKLAEFEESEENQDVSSEQQEFLQRYSLMSAAIREVPPGEMVFNLEKFGQIFNEQTLQLRQCMVNPQGTAQKTLLWSSPAQLRLHLNIGLFQESYNCNSPCPTQVSCFLFKMMSVHKERMLSEKILQALCDIACTAAYQIVKMDDKKFEVWVPSLADLTLVLINMGVAFVTLFPFEHLQPSFTEGDVLGDIYIKSESPSNNKEEMIFPEHNLSNIFKYLSYCMGLCPRAYSDDELLLLLTIVGRISLETRCILQSRVEVSCLQYKIFNNIRDWSAMLPRICQALTNLTDDHHNMCLLVQLLPDNTRET, from the exons gCATGAGCCCCGTACTTAAGCAACAGTCACCTTTCACTTTTCCCCAAGAGACTCCAATGAAGCCATCTCAAGTCCCTAACATGCTTTCTCCTCCTCCACTCAGGAGAGTTTTGCCTTTTGAGACGCCTGAGCAGCACGCCAAAGACAAATTTAACTCTGAGTGGAACCGTCATCATCCAGCAGGTCCAGAACGTTCTCGATTTCTACCAAACAGCCCCACCAGCAGTCGGTTACTGTTGAATCCAAAGGACAGAGTGGGTCCTCCAAAGCATTTTGCTCAGCCTCCTGGACGTGTCCCTAGTAGTCCAGGCAACACTGGTACCTCTGTACAGATGTCCCAGCCAAGAGAAAGACAGGGTCCACAGCGGCACATCGGACAGTCAGAGCCAGGACATTTCTGTTCATCTCCGCTTGTTCCACTCTCCCCATCCAGCAATAACATTTCATCTGACAGACCCTCATTTCCCATTTTTCTTAATTCCCCATCCGCTCAGTCTGTAGCGCATTTCAAAAGCCACACCCTGCCCTGCTCCAGTAGCGATCGAGAGACTGAATCCAAAGTCACTTCCATCGTCTCAGGAAGCAACAGTGAAAAG AGCCATCAATATGAGCAGATACCTTCAGGAGATAACTTTGTCCCAG CCATGGATCTGAACCGGTCTTCTCAGAAGAGACACAAAGAGTTTGAGCCCTGTTCTGAGGATGCTAAGAAACCATGTCTTCAGGATGCAAACTCGGGCAGAAATCCAACAGTCAAGCTAACTCTTGGCAAACCACCAATCTCGTCAAAGTTTTTTAAGCTGTCATTAAATAATCCGTCGGTCCTGGAATTATCATCACCCAGAAAGATGGGTGGTCTTCTGGTTTCTAAGCCGACTTGTGGACAGTCAACAAGCTCAAAGTTATTATCCAAACTGAAACCCAGTCAGGCACACCTCACACCGTCACCTAAACATTGTCCAAAGAAATCTCCATCAGCTGGGCAAGAGGATTCGACCACCGCTCAGGGGAAACTACCCAAGCTGTGTGCATCTTCAAGGCCCAGTCAAGAAATGGCCAAAAAGGAAAACGAGAAAAAACATAAAAGTGGAAAGTCGAGTTCTTCCAAATGTCCTCAGGAGGATAGTGGTGGATCACGTCAAGTTGGGCCAGCCAGCCACTACTCTAGTTCTACCAAGGGTCATCACACTGGAGAAATCAGAAAATCTCACGGTAGCACTCCCAGATCGTCATCAGAAGAGCGTAGTAAACCAAGTCGTGTACGGGGACCTGCTGTCCCTGGTGACATAAATGAGCTTTTCACACCTGATCCTATGGTTTACGTGGTCAACTCCTTGTGTAAGACTGCAAAGACCAAGATGGTTGAGAAAAACATTAACTCACAAACCTTAGGAACATGTTCCAGCCCTCCTGCTGGCTGTGTGCCTCCAGTAACTACATCCTCTGGTCACATGACTTCCCATTCCAAAGTAACAGGACTTCCACAGGCAGTGTCCTCCTCAGAGCATAACCTGCTGTTCTCGTTGCCAACTGTGAGTTTAAAGCGCATTAAACTAGAAAAATTTAAACCtttcatgtgtcctaaaaacagcCCTGGCCCGTGTTCAGAAAGACAACTTACAGTTGAGGCTGTAAGGGAGAGTGTTAAAATTCATCACAAACAATCACCATCAGCCTCGGCCAGTCCGAGTTTGCGTGCTTTGGACACACCAGCCACTAAACTAACACCGTCACCTCCTCGCAGAAGGTCTCTGTCACTGGAGAGACAGGCGAGCGAAAGGAGTAAAAAGGAGGTGAATGAAGAGGATCCCGCTGATGTAGAGCTAGACCTGGACTTAAGCATTACATATGATATCAAAGAAACCCAGAGCTCAGATGGCAGCGAAGAGGAAGAGCTGGTTTCCTTCCAGGAGATTATGGAGCGCGTTACCAAGGTTCCAGATACACCGGAGAAAGAAGCCTTCTCCGAGCCGAGCACACCCGGGCTTCGCAGCTCCCAGTCAAAAACC gtgcagccatcctccactaaAGCAGTGGTCTACAAGAACAgtcttgaccagatgttgaaggaATTTGATGACAACAAAAG AGCCAAAGAGATCGAGGCGGAGCTTCTAACTGCCTGCAACGGAGGTCTGTTGAAATTGGCTGAATTTGAGGAGTCTGAAGAGAACCAGGATGTCTCCAGTGAGCAACA GGAGTTCCTTCAGCGCTACTCACTGATGTCCGCTGCAATCAGAGAAGTCCCTCCAGGAGAAATGGTGTTCAACTTGGAGAAATTTGGCCAAATCTTCAATGAGCAAACACTGCAGTTGAGGCAGTGCATGGTGAATCCTCAGGGCACGGCACAGAAGACACTTCTTTG GTCCAGCCCTGCTCAGCTGAGACTTCATTTAAACATTGGGCTGTTTCAGGAATCGTACAACTGTAACTCACCCTGTCCCACTCAGGTTTCCTGTTTCCTTTTCAAG ATGATGTCAGTCCATAAGGAAAGGATGTTATCAGAGAAGATCCTGCAAGCCCTCTGTGACATCGCCTGCACTGCTGCCTATCAGATAG TCAAAATGGACGATAAGAAGTTTGAAGTGTGGGTCCCTAGTTTGGCTGACCTGACGCTGGTTCTCATCAACATGGGTGTTGCGTTTGTTACGCTCTTTCCTTTTGAGCATCTGCAGCCGTCCTTCACCGAAGGAGATGTGCT gggGGACATTTATATAAAAAGTGAGAGTCCTTCCAACAACAAGGAAGAGATGATTTTCCCTGAACACAACCTCAGCAATATCTTTAAG TACCTGTCGTACTGCATGGGCCTGTGCCCTCGTGCGTACAGCGATGacgaactgctgctgctgctaactATTGTGGGAAGGATCAGTCTAGAAACACGATGCATTCTCCAGTCCAGAGTGGAAGTGAGCTGCCTTCAGTATAAAATCTTCAACAACATCAGGGACTGGAGCGCTATG CTGCCCAGAATCTGTCAGGCCCTCACTAATTTGACAGATGATCACCACAACATGTGTCTGCTGGTTCAGCTGCTGCCTGACAACACACGTG AAACTTAA
- the LOC139062087 gene encoding piggyBac transposable element-derived protein 4-like: MKSRAVLSSLFGFTSTATAVSYIPKRRRNVLLLSTKHHQVQIQEGPQQKPTVIIDYNRCKGAVDNLDKLVATYSCRRKTRRWPMSLFCNMLDVSAYNALVLWLSVEPAWNQQKRSIRRRLFLQELGTSMVRPAQARRTRLPRSSSAAALLEVQQQVEPGPAQEQTKKRCHLCRGKRSVHARFCHACGQAVCKEHSTVVCSACSC, translated from the exons atgaaaaGCAGAGCGGTTCTGTCCTCCCTGTTCGGCTTCACCTCCACCGCCACCGCGGTGAGCTACATTCCAAAGCGCCGGCGGAACGTTCTGCTCCTCAGCACCAAACACCATCAGGTTCAGATCCAGGAGGGACCGCAGCAGAAGCCGACCGTAATCATCGATTACAACCGCTGCAAAGGGGCAGTtgacaacttggacaag ctcgttgcaacatacagctgccgccgcaagaccagacgttggcccatgtcgctcttctgcaacatgttagatgtgagcgcctacaatgccctggtcctgtggctgtctgtggaaccggcctggaaccaacagaagaggagcatccgtcgaaggctgttcttgcaggagcttgggacctccatggtgagaccagcccaggcaaggcgcactcgcttgccgcggtccagcagcgctgcagctctgttggaggtgcagcagcaagtggagccaggtccagcccaggagcagacaaagaaaagatgccacctttgcagagggaagaggagcgtgcatgcacgcttttgccatgcatgtggacaggctgtgtgcaaggagcactcaacagttgtgtgctcagcctgcagctgttag